Within Oncorhynchus nerka isolate Pitt River linkage group LG8, Oner_Uvic_2.0, whole genome shotgun sequence, the genomic segment TGCATTTTGTTGTTCCAATAGTCCCCATCTCTTCAATCTGCCTCTGATCAACATGGATCGAAAGAAACAATCTCTTCTTTAATCTGCTGGAGGTTTCTTCTTTGCCGCCACATCCTTCTTGAAGGCTTCTATCTTTTTGGATATGTTGGGGACCTTAAACAGAGGTGGAGTAATCAGAGAAGAGTGCCAAAAAAGAAAAAGTTCAATGACATAGGCCTATTGTGTTATGCAAAAATACAGGGGAACCATGGACACTGAC encodes:
- the LOC115133189 gene encoding short transmembrane mitochondrial protein 1 isoform X2; amino-acid sequence: MLQFLAGFTLGNVVGMYLAQNYEVPNISKKIEAFKKDVAAKKKPPAD